A genome region from Geodermatophilus bullaregiensis includes the following:
- a CDS encoding glycerol-3-phosphate dehydrogenase/oxidase, producing MPISERLSPGNRAAALERLAAEELDVLVIGGGVVGAGAALDAVTRGLKVGLVEARDYAAGTSSRSSKLFHGGLRYLEQFDFGLVFEALRERRLVLDTLCPHLARPVPFIYPLQKRIDRAYVGLGIGVYDVMGAGRGVPGHLRHMGRRKTAESFPSGRRSAIRGAVRFYEGQVDDARHTMMLARTAAAYGALCVNSTRVTEFLRESDRIAGVRVRDLEGGGEFAIRAQQVINAAGVWTDEIQQMVGGRGQFQVRASKGVHLVVPRNRINSATGVITRTEKSLLFIIPWGSHWIIGTTDTEWDLDLAHPAASSNDIDYLLEHANGLLEDPLTREDVVGVYAGLRPLLSGESEATSKLSREHAVASPVRGLTVIAGGKYTTYRVMAKDAVDSAVHGLERTVPPSITERIPLVGAEGYLAAHNARRLTAERTGLPLSTVEHLLGRYGTLSGELLDLVSEHPALREPLAGAPEYLKVEALYAVSHEGALHLDDVLTRRTRISIEVPDRGVAAARDVAEIVAPLLGWDAEHVEREVAHYRLRVQAERESQEQVDDRTADAARLGAPDVRVGAASMA from the coding sequence GTGCCCATCTCCGAACGGCTCAGCCCCGGGAACCGCGCCGCCGCCCTCGAGCGGCTGGCGGCGGAGGAGCTCGACGTCCTGGTCATCGGTGGCGGCGTCGTCGGCGCGGGCGCCGCGCTCGACGCCGTCACCCGGGGACTGAAGGTGGGACTGGTGGAGGCGCGGGACTACGCCGCCGGCACCTCCAGCCGGTCCAGCAAGCTCTTCCACGGCGGCCTGCGCTACCTCGAGCAGTTCGACTTCGGCCTCGTCTTCGAGGCGCTGCGGGAGCGCCGCCTGGTGCTCGACACCCTCTGCCCGCACCTGGCCAGGCCGGTCCCGTTCATCTACCCCCTGCAGAAGCGCATCGACCGGGCCTACGTCGGGCTGGGCATCGGCGTCTACGACGTGATGGGTGCCGGGCGCGGCGTGCCCGGACACCTCCGGCACATGGGCCGCCGGAAGACGGCGGAGTCCTTCCCGTCCGGGCGGCGGTCGGCGATCCGGGGCGCCGTCCGCTTCTACGAGGGCCAGGTCGACGACGCGCGGCACACCATGATGCTGGCCAGGACCGCGGCCGCGTACGGCGCGCTGTGCGTGAACAGCACGCGGGTCACCGAGTTCCTCCGGGAGAGCGACCGGATCGCCGGTGTCCGGGTCCGCGACCTGGAGGGCGGCGGGGAGTTCGCCATCCGGGCGCAGCAGGTGATCAACGCGGCCGGGGTCTGGACCGACGAGATCCAGCAGATGGTCGGCGGGAGGGGACAGTTCCAGGTCCGCGCGTCGAAGGGCGTCCACCTGGTGGTCCCCCGGAACCGGATCAACAGCGCCACCGGCGTCATCACCCGCACCGAGAAGAGCCTGCTGTTCATCATCCCGTGGGGCAGTCACTGGATCATCGGGACGACCGACACCGAGTGGGACCTCGACCTGGCGCACCCGGCCGCGAGCAGCAACGACATCGACTACCTGCTCGAGCACGCGAACGGGCTGCTGGAGGACCCGCTCACCCGGGAGGACGTCGTGGGCGTCTACGCCGGGCTGCGGCCGTTGCTCTCCGGGGAGTCCGAGGCGACGAGCAAGCTCTCCCGCGAGCACGCCGTCGCCAGTCCGGTGCGTGGCCTGACCGTCATCGCGGGCGGCAAGTACACGACCTACCGGGTGATGGCCAAGGACGCCGTCGACTCCGCCGTGCACGGCCTGGAGCGCACGGTGCCGCCGTCGATCACCGAGCGGATCCCCCTGGTCGGCGCGGAGGGCTACCTCGCCGCGCACAACGCGCGCCGGCTCACCGCCGAGCGCACGGGCCTGCCGCTGTCGACGGTGGAGCACCTGCTGGGGCGGTACGGGACCCTCAGCGGGGAGCTCCTCGACCTCGTCTCCGAGCACCCCGCACTGCGGGAACCGCTGGCGGGCGCACCCGAGTACCTCAAGGTCGAGGCGCTCTACGCGGTCAGCCACGAGGGAGCCCTGCACCTGGACGACGTCCTGACCCGCCGCACCCGGATCTCGATCGAGGTGCCCGACCGTGGCGTCGCCGCGGCCCGTGACGTCGCGGAGATCGTCGCGCCGCTGCTCGGCTGGGACGCCGAGCACGTCGAGCGGGAGGTGGCGCACTACCGGTTGCGGGTCCAGGCCGAGCGGGAGTCGCAGGAGCAGGTGGACGACCGCACCGCCGACGCCGCCCGCCTGGGCGCGCCGGACGTGCGGGTGGGCGCGGCCAGCATGGCCTGA
- a CDS encoding helix-turn-helix transcriptional regulator, with the protein MDNRADIRDFLTTRRARITPERAGLLPGGGRRRVTGLRREEVAVLAGVSTDWYTRLEKGHIAGVSEDVLEAVARALQLDEAERAHLFNLARAAARPSRAPQRRGGRAPIQPRVQWMLDSMTGSAAFVANGRLDVLATNTLGRALLSPLFGDPRRPANFARFQFLDPQAGDYYLDWGSAANVTVALLRAEAGRRPHDAQLRELVGELSTVSEEFRTRWAAHDVRIHHNGAKQFRHPVVGTLDLGYCTLDLPTEDHADLRLTIYTAEPGTPSEDGLKLLASWAATSAASTAGDASPPASDRT; encoded by the coding sequence GTGGACAACCGCGCCGACATCCGCGACTTCCTCACCACCCGCCGGGCGCGGATCACCCCCGAGCGGGCGGGGCTGCTGCCGGGCGGAGGCCGGCGGCGGGTGACCGGTCTGCGCCGCGAGGAGGTCGCCGTCCTGGCCGGGGTGAGCACCGACTGGTACACCCGGCTGGAGAAGGGCCACATCGCCGGCGTCTCCGAGGACGTCCTCGAGGCCGTCGCCCGGGCGCTGCAGCTGGACGAGGCCGAGCGGGCCCACCTGTTCAACCTGGCCCGCGCCGCCGCCCGGCCGTCCCGCGCGCCGCAGCGGCGTGGCGGCAGGGCGCCGATCCAGCCCCGCGTGCAGTGGATGCTCGACTCGATGACGGGGTCGGCCGCGTTCGTCGCCAACGGCCGCCTGGACGTGCTCGCGACCAACACCCTGGGGCGGGCGCTGCTCTCACCGCTGTTCGGTGACCCGCGGCGGCCGGCGAACTTCGCCCGCTTCCAGTTCCTCGACCCGCAGGCGGGGGACTACTACCTGGACTGGGGCAGCGCGGCCAACGTCACCGTCGCCCTGCTCCGTGCCGAGGCCGGCCGCCGCCCGCACGACGCGCAGCTGCGCGAGCTCGTCGGGGAGCTGTCCACGGTCAGCGAGGAGTTCCGGACGCGCTGGGCCGCGCACGACGTCCGCATCCACCACAACGGCGCCAAGCAGTTCCGCCACCCCGTCGTCGGCACGCTCGACCTCGGGTACTGCACCCTCGACCTGCCCACCGAGGACCACGCGGACCTCCGCCTGACCATCTACACCGCCGAGCCCGGGACGCCCTCCGAGGACGGCCTCAAGCTGCTCGCCAGCTGGGCGGCGACCTCCGCGGCGTCGACCGCGGGCGACGCGTCCCCCCCGGCGAGCGACCGGACCTGA
- the katG gene encoding catalase/peroxidase HPI, giving the protein MTDESDKLTTDSTSESENPAIPSPKQVTDRRPQSNRDWWPNQVDLSVLNKPSKDSDPLGEDFDYRAEFAELDVEELKRDVTRVMRTSQDWWPADWGHYGPLFIRMSWHAAGTYRIADGRGGGGEGAQRFAPLNSWPDNANLDKARRLLLPIKQKYGRRLSWADLLVLAGNVAHDDMGLRTFGFAFGREDTWQPQEVFWGPEDTWLGDERYADEVPLDLDEGHLAAVTMGLIYVNPEGPKGRPDPVASAHDIRVTFSRMGMTDEETVALIAGGHTFGKTHGAGNPELIGPEPEGCPVHGNGLGWISQHGTGKGADTITSGLEGAWTPTPTQWDNSYWETLFGFEWELTESPAGAKQWKPKDPEAQELVPDAHIEGRKNPPMMATTDLALVMDAGFRAISERFRDDPEYFADQYARAWFKLLHRDMGPKSRYLGPDVPDEELIWQDPVPAVEHELVGEAEVADLKQRLLSSGLTVSQLVHTAWSAAASYRGTDKRGGANGARLRLEPQIGWAVNEGVRDVLPVLEQVRADFESGTGKRISIADLIVLGGSAAVERAAADAGVQVTVPFTPGRTDASQEQTDVENSRWLEPRADGFRNWIAPGSKLPPETLLVDRAYMLELTAKEMTLLVGGLRVLGANTGGVRHGVFTDRPGVLSQDFFRSLLDLGTSWRTSVDAEDVYEGLDADGTVVRTATAADLVFNSNSILRGIVEVYSADDAREKFVRDFVAAWVKVMELDRFDLR; this is encoded by the coding sequence GTGACCGACGAGTCCGACAAGCTCACCACCGACAGCACCAGCGAGAGCGAGAACCCGGCGATCCCGTCGCCGAAGCAGGTCACCGACCGCCGACCGCAGAGCAACCGGGACTGGTGGCCCAACCAGGTGGACCTGTCGGTGCTCAACAAGCCGTCGAAGGACTCCGACCCCCTGGGCGAGGACTTCGACTACCGGGCGGAGTTCGCGGAGCTGGACGTCGAGGAACTCAAGCGCGACGTCACCCGGGTGATGCGCACGTCGCAGGACTGGTGGCCGGCCGACTGGGGCCACTACGGCCCGCTGTTCATCCGCATGTCCTGGCACGCCGCCGGCACCTACCGCATCGCGGACGGCCGGGGCGGCGGCGGCGAGGGCGCGCAGCGGTTCGCCCCGCTCAACAGCTGGCCGGACAACGCGAACCTGGACAAGGCCCGCCGCCTGCTGCTGCCGATCAAGCAGAAGTACGGCCGCAGGCTGTCCTGGGCCGACCTGCTCGTCCTGGCGGGCAACGTCGCGCACGACGACATGGGCCTGAGGACCTTCGGCTTCGCCTTCGGTCGCGAGGACACCTGGCAGCCGCAGGAGGTCTTCTGGGGCCCGGAGGACACCTGGCTGGGCGACGAGCGCTATGCCGACGAGGTCCCGCTCGACCTCGACGAGGGCCACCTCGCCGCCGTCACCATGGGCCTGATCTACGTCAACCCGGAGGGTCCGAAGGGCCGGCCCGACCCGGTCGCCTCCGCCCACGACATCCGCGTGACCTTCAGCCGCATGGGCATGACCGACGAGGAGACCGTCGCCCTCATCGCCGGCGGCCACACCTTCGGCAAGACGCACGGCGCCGGCAACCCCGAGCTCATCGGCCCGGAGCCCGAGGGCTGCCCGGTCCACGGCAACGGCCTCGGCTGGATCAGCCAGCACGGCACCGGCAAGGGCGCCGACACCATCACCAGCGGTCTCGAGGGTGCCTGGACCCCGACGCCGACGCAGTGGGACAACTCCTACTGGGAGACCCTCTTCGGCTTCGAGTGGGAGCTCACCGAGAGCCCCGCCGGCGCCAAGCAGTGGAAGCCGAAGGACCCCGAGGCGCAGGAGCTCGTCCCCGACGCGCACATCGAGGGCAGGAAGAACCCGCCGATGATGGCGACCACCGACCTCGCCCTGGTCATGGACGCCGGGTTCCGCGCGATCTCGGAGCGCTTCCGCGACGACCCCGAGTACTTCGCCGACCAGTACGCCCGCGCCTGGTTCAAGCTGCTGCACCGCGACATGGGCCCGAAGAGCCGCTACCTCGGCCCCGACGTGCCGGACGAGGAGCTCATCTGGCAGGACCCGGTCCCCGCGGTCGAGCACGAGCTGGTCGGCGAGGCCGAGGTCGCCGACCTTAAGCAGCGCCTGCTCTCCTCCGGCCTGACCGTGTCGCAGCTGGTGCACACGGCCTGGTCCGCCGCCGCCTCCTACCGCGGCACGGACAAGCGTGGTGGGGCCAACGGCGCCCGGCTGCGCCTCGAGCCGCAGATCGGCTGGGCGGTCAACGAGGGCGTGCGGGACGTGCTGCCGGTGCTCGAGCAGGTGAGGGCGGACTTCGAGTCCGGGACCGGGAAGCGGATCTCGATCGCCGACCTGATCGTGCTCGGCGGCAGCGCGGCGGTCGAGCGGGCCGCGGCGGACGCCGGCGTGCAGGTGACCGTGCCGTTCACGCCCGGCCGCACCGACGCGTCGCAGGAGCAGACGGACGTCGAGAACTCCCGCTGGCTCGAGCCGCGGGCCGACGGCTTCCGCAACTGGATCGCGCCGGGCAGCAAGCTCCCGCCGGAGACGCTCCTGGTCGACCGCGCCTACATGCTGGAGCTCACCGCCAAGGAGATGACGCTGCTCGTCGGCGGCCTGCGGGTCCTCGGCGCCAACACCGGCGGCGTGCGGCACGGCGTCTTCACCGACCGCCCGGGCGTCCTGTCGCAGGACTTCTTCCGCAGCCTGTTGGACCTGGGCACCTCGTGGCGCACCTCGGTGGACGCCGAGGACGTCTACGAGGGCCTGGACGCCGACGGCACCGTGGTCCGCACGGCCACCGCCGCCGACCTGGTGTTCAACTCCAACTCCATCCTCCGCGGCATCGTCGAGGTCTACTCGGCCGACGACGCGAGGGAGAAGTTCGTGCGGGACTTCGTCGCCGCGTGGGTGAAGGTCATGGAGCTCGACCGCTTCGACCTGCGGTAG
- a CDS encoding 3-deoxy-7-phosphoheptulonate synthase has product MTIEEAPIPVDQILDEATRIADHLLDVQTRVNGQIDAALAELLPAVRQRLGVGGGEDADLSDLVNARITGLSVVVTPAAVATVVPLSAASAATTRAGRRAVADIVRGDDDRLVVIAGPCSIHDPAAALEYAGFLARTRERHGDDLEILMRTYTEKPRTEVDWKGFAYDPFLDGSSRISVGLVATRVLMSRITALGVPVAAEPLNALTPQYVNGLVTYNGVGARNVTDQTARERVSGFSSVVGFKNSPEGSIDAAVSAVLTARAPHEFLGVDHHGVSAQLSTTGNDTGHVILRGDEDGPNHSAAHIAETRRKLAARGLPEVVVVDASHGNSRKDHRRQPGVVRDLAGQVAGGERAIRGVMVESHLVAGRQDLDQRHPERLEYGKSVTDACVDPGTTEEMLAELAEAVRSRRGAGSRAVQEDDATAARPPR; this is encoded by the coding sequence GTGACGATCGAGGAGGCTCCCATTCCGGTTGACCAGATCCTGGACGAGGCGACGCGGATCGCCGACCACCTGCTGGACGTCCAGACGCGAGTGAACGGGCAGATCGACGCGGCGCTGGCGGAGCTGCTGCCGGCCGTGCGGCAGCGGCTGGGCGTCGGAGGAGGGGAGGACGCCGACCTCTCCGACCTGGTGAACGCCCGGATCACCGGCCTCAGCGTCGTCGTCACACCGGCCGCGGTGGCGACCGTCGTCCCCCTGTCGGCCGCCTCCGCGGCGACGACGCGGGCCGGGCGCCGCGCCGTGGCCGACATCGTCCGGGGCGACGACGACCGCCTGGTCGTCATCGCCGGGCCGTGCTCGATCCACGACCCGGCCGCCGCGCTGGAGTACGCCGGCTTCCTCGCCCGCACGCGGGAGCGGCACGGCGACGACCTGGAGATCCTGATGCGGACCTACACCGAGAAGCCGCGGACCGAGGTCGACTGGAAGGGCTTCGCCTACGACCCGTTCCTCGACGGGTCCAGCCGCATCAGCGTCGGCCTCGTGGCGACCCGGGTGCTCATGTCGCGCATCACCGCTCTCGGCGTCCCGGTGGCCGCCGAGCCGCTGAACGCGCTGACGCCGCAGTACGTCAACGGCCTGGTCACCTACAACGGCGTCGGGGCCCGCAACGTCACCGACCAGACCGCCCGGGAGCGGGTGTCGGGCTTCTCGTCGGTCGTCGGCTTCAAGAACTCGCCGGAGGGCAGCATCGACGCCGCCGTCTCGGCCGTGCTGACGGCGCGGGCGCCGCACGAGTTCCTGGGGGTCGACCACCACGGCGTCAGCGCCCAGCTGTCGACCACGGGCAACGACACCGGCCACGTCATCCTGCGCGGCGACGAGGACGGCCCGAACCACTCCGCGGCGCACATCGCCGAGACGAGGCGCAAGCTGGCGGCGCGCGGGCTGCCCGAGGTGGTCGTCGTCGACGCCTCGCACGGCAACAGCCGGAAGGACCACCGGCGCCAGCCCGGCGTCGTGCGGGACCTGGCCGGGCAGGTCGCCGGCGGTGAGCGGGCGATCCGCGGGGTGATGGTCGAGAGCCACCTGGTCGCGGGCCGGCAGGACCTGGACCAGCGGCACCCCGAGCGGCTGGAGTACGGCAAGAGCGTCACCGACGCCTGCGTCGACCCCGGGACGACCGAGGAGATGCTGGCGGAGCTGGCCGAGGCCGTCCGCTCCCGTCGCGGCGCCGGCTCCCGGGCGGTGCAGGAGGATGACGCGACGGCGGCTCGTCCGCCACGGTGA
- a CDS encoding nucleoside deaminase — MLSDVDRAHLRRCVELAAGALDAGDEPFGSVLVGPDDAVRCEDRNRVAGGDATQHPEFAIARWAAAHLSPEDRAASTVYTSGEHCPMCAAAHGWVGLGRIVYASSSAQLTGWLAELGVPPGPVRPLPVTEVAPGVAVDGPAPGLDEQVRELHRRLHRG, encoded by the coding sequence GTGCTGAGCGACGTCGACCGGGCCCACCTGCGCCGCTGCGTCGAGCTGGCCGCCGGGGCGCTGGACGCCGGGGACGAGCCGTTCGGGTCGGTGCTGGTCGGCCCGGACGACGCCGTGCGCTGCGAGGACCGCAACCGGGTGGCCGGCGGCGACGCCACGCAGCACCCGGAGTTCGCGATCGCCCGGTGGGCCGCCGCGCACCTGTCGCCGGAGGACCGGGCGGCGAGCACGGTCTACACGTCGGGCGAGCACTGCCCGATGTGCGCGGCCGCGCACGGGTGGGTCGGCCTCGGCCGCATCGTGTACGCCAGCTCCTCGGCGCAGCTGACCGGGTGGCTGGCCGAGCTCGGCGTCCCGCCGGGGCCGGTGCGCCCGCTGCCGGTGACCGAGGTGGCGCCGGGCGTCGCCGTCGACGGTCCGGCGCCGGGCCTGGACGAGCAGGTCCGGGAGCTGCACCGGCGGCTGCACCGCGGCTGA
- a CDS encoding zinc-binding dehydrogenase has translation MWAHRLVAPQRLETTEVPAPQEAALAPGQVLVAVAAGGICGSDLPLFRGGISPDAGPDAREFGTPGFPMHEVAGAVVASRHPDIGVGEDVVGWAPRFDGLAELVVCDGDGLHAHDRRLPARTAVMIQPLACVLYAMEQVRPVAGRTVAVIGQGPIGSLFGHVAKASGAARVVGVDRVDRSDSAAVFGVDEAVLASSDLWAASLPAGERPDLVVEAVGHQTATLTHAVEAVASGGEVFYFGVPDELVYPLPMRLMLRKNLTLRAGVTLERRRVLALAEEYLREHPALAECYVSHVFPVDAAQSAFEHAVRPAPGQVKVVVATA, from the coding sequence ATGTGGGCACACCGGCTGGTGGCTCCTCAGCGGCTGGAGACGACGGAGGTCCCGGCGCCGCAGGAGGCCGCGCTCGCGCCGGGGCAGGTCCTCGTCGCGGTGGCCGCCGGTGGCATCTGCGGCAGTGACCTGCCGTTGTTCCGGGGTGGGATCTCGCCGGACGCGGGCCCGGACGCCCGCGAGTTCGGCACGCCGGGGTTCCCGATGCACGAGGTCGCCGGCGCGGTGGTGGCCTCCCGGCACCCCGACATCGGCGTGGGCGAGGACGTCGTCGGGTGGGCGCCCCGCTTCGACGGCCTGGCCGAGCTCGTCGTCTGCGACGGGGACGGGCTGCACGCCCACGACCGCCGGCTCCCGGCGCGCACCGCGGTGATGATCCAGCCCCTCGCGTGCGTCCTGTACGCCATGGAGCAGGTGCGCCCGGTTGCCGGCCGCACGGTCGCGGTGATCGGCCAGGGGCCCATCGGGTCGCTCTTCGGCCACGTCGCGAAGGCGTCCGGTGCCGCGCGCGTGGTGGGTGTCGACCGGGTCGACCGGTCGGACTCCGCCGCCGTGTTCGGGGTCGACGAGGCGGTCCTGGCCTCGAGCGACCTGTGGGCGGCGTCGCTGCCCGCCGGGGAGCGCCCGGACCTGGTCGTCGAGGCGGTCGGGCACCAGACGGCCACCCTGACCCACGCGGTCGAGGCCGTGGCGTCCGGCGGCGAGGTCTTCTACTTCGGGGTCCCGGACGAGCTGGTGTACCCCCTGCCGATGCGGTTGATGCTGCGCAAGAACCTCACGCTGCGGGCCGGGGTGACGCTGGAGCGGCGGCGGGTGCTGGCGCTGGCCGAGGAGTACCTGCGCGAGCACCCTGCGCTGGCGGAGTGCTACGTCAGCCACGTGTTCCCGGTCGACGCCGCCCAGTCGGCCTTCGAGCACGCGGTCCGTCCCGCGCCCGGGCAGGTCAAGGTCGTCGTCGCGACGGCCTGA
- a CDS encoding Fur family transcriptional regulator has protein sequence MPDAADLERVLRAAGLRVTRPRLAVLDAVHAHPHVDTDALIGAARARLGAVSHQAVYDVLRVLTDRGLVRRIQPRGSVARYEARVGDNHHHLVCRSCGSIVDVDCAVGPAPCLAPPDDAGFVVDEAEVVFWGRCPACATA, from the coding sequence GTGCCGGACGCCGCAGACCTCGAGCGCGTCCTGCGCGCGGCGGGTCTGCGGGTCACCCGTCCGCGCCTGGCGGTGCTCGACGCCGTCCACGCGCACCCGCACGTCGACACCGACGCGCTGATCGGTGCCGCCCGCGCCCGCCTGGGCGCGGTGTCGCACCAGGCGGTGTACGACGTGCTGCGCGTCCTGACCGACAGGGGCCTGGTGCGGCGCATACAGCCCCGGGGCTCGGTCGCGCGCTACGAGGCACGGGTCGGCGACAACCACCACCACCTCGTCTGCCGCTCCTGCGGCTCGATCGTCGACGTCGACTGCGCGGTCGGCCCGGCTCCGTGCCTCGCCCCTCCCGACGACGCCGGCTTCGTGGTCGACGAGGCCGAGGTCGTCTTCTGGGGCCGCTGCCCCGCCTGCGCCACCGCCTGA
- the glpX gene encoding class II fructose-bisphosphatase, with translation MSAELRRPGTALDPDRNLALELVRATEAAAISSARYVGRGDKNQVDQAAVDAMRPVLGTVGMSGVVVIGEGEKDEAPMLFNGEQVGDGSGPEVDIAVDPVDGTTAAAKGLPDAVAVVGLSERGTMFDPGPCVYMYKLVVPGAAAGAVDPEAPIADVLAAVARALGKRQEDLTVAVLDRPRHADLVADIRRAGAAVRSLLDGDVAGAIAVGQPDSGVDLLVGVGGTPEGVIAACALRCSDGELFGRLQPRDDGERAAALDFGHDLDRVLTTTDLVSGDDVFFGATGVTTGALLRGVRFQRDAVVTQSLSMRSRSGAIRVIETRHDRSRSNLIRH, from the coding sequence ATGTCCGCCGAACTCCGCAGGCCCGGCACTGCGCTCGACCCGGATCGCAACCTCGCCCTGGAGCTGGTCCGCGCCACCGAGGCCGCGGCCATCTCCTCGGCCCGCTACGTCGGCCGGGGGGACAAGAACCAGGTCGACCAGGCGGCCGTCGATGCGATGCGGCCGGTGCTGGGCACCGTCGGCATGTCCGGGGTCGTCGTCATCGGCGAGGGGGAGAAGGACGAGGCGCCGATGCTCTTCAACGGGGAGCAGGTCGGCGACGGCTCGGGCCCGGAGGTCGACATCGCCGTCGACCCGGTGGACGGCACCACCGCCGCCGCCAAGGGGCTGCCCGACGCGGTGGCGGTCGTGGGCCTGTCCGAGCGGGGCACGATGTTCGACCCGGGGCCCTGCGTCTACATGTACAAGCTGGTCGTCCCGGGCGCCGCCGCCGGCGCCGTCGACCCCGAGGCGCCCATCGCCGACGTCCTGGCGGCGGTGGCCCGCGCGCTCGGCAAGCGCCAGGAGGACCTGACGGTCGCCGTCCTCGACCGCCCCCGGCACGCAGACCTCGTCGCGGACATCCGCCGCGCGGGGGCGGCGGTCCGGTCGCTGCTCGACGGCGACGTCGCCGGTGCCATCGCCGTGGGGCAGCCGGACTCGGGGGTCGACCTGCTGGTCGGCGTCGGGGGCACGCCCGAGGGCGTGATCGCCGCCTGCGCGCTGCGGTGCAGCGACGGCGAGCTGTTCGGCCGGCTCCAGCCGCGGGACGACGGCGAGCGGGCCGCCGCCCTCGACTTCGGACACGACCTCGACCGCGTCCTCACCACCACCGACCTCGTGTCGGGCGACGACGTGTTCTTCGGCGCCACGGGTGTCACCACGGGCGCACTGCTGCGCGGCGTCCGCTTCCAGCGGGACGCGGTGGTCACGCAGTCGCTGTCCATGCGCTCGAGGTCCGGGGCGATCCGCGTCATCGAGACCCGGCACGACCGCAGCCGCTCCAACCTCATCCGCCACTGA
- a CDS encoding methyl-accepting chemotaxis protein, whose amino-acid sequence MSLLSRLRTGPRLFLAFLLVFGLSSVATVVGLVGLSEQHAAAVEADRLRVLVQEMDQSAYYTASIGAWEMGLSTDAFALGPRQAVSADGPNWQGLQGELAAAREMLASVHTEYMTAAEREDFALLTEKWEGFLATADQARAILTSGAPDATTRLVTWLNDDQQGQLAVYLDLTAVSATMVTEVQERAARTAADAAAQASAYRTATFVTLGLALLAALLLAHAVQVSVTRPLQRCVAALRALGRKDLSARLDLRTRDEMGEMADALNEAGGGMREAVADIGRSVETLSSASTGLSDVATRLSSSAAQVSDQAQGSAGLAEEVSRNVQTTAGGAEEMGASIREIAVNAQQAAQVAAAAVETARDTSATVAKLGESSAEIGNVLKVITSIAEQTNLLALNATIEAARAGEAGKGFAVVANEVKELAQETAKATEDIARRVEAIQADTGQATRAIAEVSDTIDRINAFQSAIATAVEEQTATTQEMSRSVGEVAGGASAISATVGGLASAADAAQEEAASTQRASDELAALAGQLRGLVAQFSV is encoded by the coding sequence GTGAGCCTGCTCAGCCGCCTGCGCACCGGCCCCCGCCTGTTCCTGGCCTTCCTGCTGGTCTTCGGCCTCTCCTCGGTGGCGACCGTGGTCGGCCTGGTCGGGCTGAGCGAGCAGCACGCCGCGGCGGTCGAGGCCGACCGGCTGCGCGTGCTCGTCCAGGAGATGGACCAGTCGGCCTACTACACCGCCAGCATCGGCGCGTGGGAGATGGGCCTCAGCACGGACGCCTTCGCCCTCGGCCCCCGGCAGGCGGTCTCCGCGGACGGGCCGAACTGGCAGGGGCTGCAGGGCGAGCTCGCCGCGGCCCGGGAGATGCTGGCCTCGGTCCACACCGAGTACATGACCGCCGCCGAGCGCGAGGACTTCGCCCTCCTGACCGAGAAGTGGGAGGGCTTCCTGGCCACCGCCGACCAGGCGCGGGCCATCCTCACCTCGGGGGCGCCGGACGCCACCACCCGGCTCGTGACGTGGCTCAACGACGACCAGCAGGGCCAGCTGGCGGTCTACCTGGACCTGACCGCGGTCTCGGCGACCATGGTCACCGAGGTGCAGGAGCGCGCGGCACGGACGGCCGCCGACGCGGCCGCGCAGGCCAGCGCCTACCGGACGGCCACCTTCGTCACGCTGGGCCTGGCGCTGCTGGCCGCGCTCCTCCTCGCCCACGCCGTCCAGGTGTCGGTGACCCGTCCCCTGCAGCGGTGCGTGGCGGCGCTGCGCGCGCTCGGCCGCAAGGACCTCTCCGCCCGCCTGGACCTGCGCACCCGCGACGAGATGGGCGAGATGGCCGACGCCCTCAACGAGGCGGGCGGCGGGATGCGCGAGGCCGTCGCCGACATCGGCCGCAGCGTCGAGACGCTCAGCAGCGCCTCGACCGGGCTGTCCGACGTCGCCACCCGGCTGTCCTCCTCGGCGGCGCAGGTCTCCGACCAGGCCCAGGGCTCGGCCGGCCTGGCCGAGGAGGTCAGTCGCAACGTGCAGACCACGGCCGGCGGCGCGGAGGAGATGGGTGCCTCGATCCGCGAGATCGCGGTCAACGCCCAGCAGGCGGCGCAGGTCGCCGCCGCCGCCGTGGAGACCGCCCGGGACACCAGCGCGACGGTGGCCAAGCTCGGGGAGTCCTCGGCCGAGATCGGCAACGTGCTCAAGGTGATCACCTCGATCGCCGAGCAGACCAACCTCCTGGCGCTCAACGCCACCATCGAGGCCGCCCGGGCCGGGGAGGCCGGCAAGGGGTTCGCCGTGGTGGCCAACGAGGTCAAGGAGCTGGCCCAGGAGACGGCGAAGGCCACCGAGGACATCGCGCGGCGGGTCGAGGCCATCCAGGCCGACACCGGTCAGGCGACCCGCGCCATCGCCGAGGTCTCCGACACCATCGACCGGATCAACGCCTTCCAGTCGGCGATCGCCACCGCCGTGGAGGAGCAGACGGCGACCACCCAGGAGATGAGCCGCAGCGTCGGCGAGGTGGCCGGGGGAGCGAGCGCGATCTCGGCGACGGTGGGCGGCCTGGCCTCGGCGGCCGACGCCGCCCAGGAGGAAGCGGCGAGCACCCAGCGCGCCTCCGACGAGCTCGCCGCCCTCGCCGGGCAGCTGCGTGGCCTGGTGGCGCAGTTCTCGGTGTGA